A single region of the Etheostoma cragini isolate CJK2018 chromosome 3, CSU_Ecrag_1.0, whole genome shotgun sequence genome encodes:
- the c18h3orf33 gene encoding protein C3orf33 homolog isoform X1, whose amino-acid sequence MSTPSCHPNSTTGRRLSTGCGKPLPQAERRMHQENVNNMPECSRETETEDRVTDRQQRDHGSQSSRNVVALISQFADDNLTLVRNISTGLAVAGVIVIARSIKLLTKFQAASEIPARFIEKNISLRGKVHSITERGLEVEHVPIHLPVLSPLLSKHKGACTSLMLVHLAGVELTPEGRVWLQKNLVPSQTVWLKLISREDDILHCLVSQSRQGLMWSYCLSEKVLMLGLARTVPLVGVQHDSRLYWRLHKRLHRAEVKAEKKGRGLWKQDSLWERASKAVKDNPLFRLMRRIFKRS is encoded by the exons ATGTCAACGCCATCCTGTCATCCAAACTCCACCACAGGGCGGAGACTCTCCACGGGCTGTGGTAAGCCCCTCCCACAGGCGGAGCGCCGGATGCAtcaagaaaatgtcaacaacatgCCGGAGTGTTCCAGAGAAACCGAAACCGAGGACAGAGTGACGGACAGACAACAAAGAGACCACGGAAGCCAGTCCTCTCGCAACGTCGTGGCTTTAATATCTCAGTTCGCAGATGATAATTTAACACTTGTGCGG AACATAAGCACCGGACTGGCAGTTGCTGGTGTTATTGTAATAGCAAGGAGCATCAAACTG CTCACCAAATTTCAAGCTGCGTCTGAGATCCCCGCTCGTTTCATTGAGAAGAACATCAGCCTCCGTGGGAAAGTTCATTCAATCACAGAGAGAGGACTTGAAGTGGAACATGTCCCAATTCATCTGCCGGTCCTCTCTCCGTTACTTTCGAAACACAAAG GTGCGTGCACCTCCCTGATGCTGGTCCATCTTGCAGGAGTGGAGTTGACTCCAGAAGGCAGGGTATGGCTGCAGAAGAACCTGGTTCCTTCCCAAACAGTCTGGCTCAAACTTATCAGCCGAGAGGATGACATTCTGCACTGTTTGGTGTCTCAAAGCAGG cAGGGGTTGATGTGGAGCTACTGTTTGAGTGAAAAGGTCCTCATGCTTGGTCTGGCTCGCACTGTGCCCTTGGTCGGGGTCCAGCATGACTCTCGCCTCTATTGGCGTCTCCACAAACGGCTGCACAGGGCAGAGGTCAAAGCTGAGAAGAAGGGGCGGGGACTGTGGAAGCAGGACAGCCTATGGGAGAGAGCCTCCAAGGCAGTCAAGGACAACCCCTTATTCAGACTGATGAGGAGGATCTTTAAGAGGAGTTGA
- the c18h3orf33 gene encoding protein C3orf33 homolog isoform X2, with amino-acid sequence MSTPSCHPNSTTGRRLSTGCGKPLPQAERRMHQENVNNMPECSRETETEDRVTDRQQRDHGSQSSRNVVALISQFADDNLTLVRNISTGLAVAGVIVIARSIKLLTKFQAASEIPARFIEKNISLRGKVHSITERGLEVEHVPIHLPVLSPLLSKHKGACTSLMLVHLAGVELTPEGRVWLQKNLVPSQTVWLKLISREDDILHCLVSQSRGLMWSYCLSEKVLMLGLARTVPLVGVQHDSRLYWRLHKRLHRAEVKAEKKGRGLWKQDSLWERASKAVKDNPLFRLMRRIFKRS; translated from the exons ATGTCAACGCCATCCTGTCATCCAAACTCCACCACAGGGCGGAGACTCTCCACGGGCTGTGGTAAGCCCCTCCCACAGGCGGAGCGCCGGATGCAtcaagaaaatgtcaacaacatgCCGGAGTGTTCCAGAGAAACCGAAACCGAGGACAGAGTGACGGACAGACAACAAAGAGACCACGGAAGCCAGTCCTCTCGCAACGTCGTGGCTTTAATATCTCAGTTCGCAGATGATAATTTAACACTTGTGCGG AACATAAGCACCGGACTGGCAGTTGCTGGTGTTATTGTAATAGCAAGGAGCATCAAACTG CTCACCAAATTTCAAGCTGCGTCTGAGATCCCCGCTCGTTTCATTGAGAAGAACATCAGCCTCCGTGGGAAAGTTCATTCAATCACAGAGAGAGGACTTGAAGTGGAACATGTCCCAATTCATCTGCCGGTCCTCTCTCCGTTACTTTCGAAACACAAAG GTGCGTGCACCTCCCTGATGCTGGTCCATCTTGCAGGAGTGGAGTTGACTCCAGAAGGCAGGGTATGGCTGCAGAAGAACCTGGTTCCTTCCCAAACAGTCTGGCTCAAACTTATCAGCCGAGAGGATGACATTCTGCACTGTTTGGTGTCTCAAAGCAGG GGGTTGATGTGGAGCTACTGTTTGAGTGAAAAGGTCCTCATGCTTGGTCTGGCTCGCACTGTGCCCTTGGTCGGGGTCCAGCATGACTCTCGCCTCTATTGGCGTCTCCACAAACGGCTGCACAGGGCAGAGGTCAAAGCTGAGAAGAAGGGGCGGGGACTGTGGAAGCAGGACAGCCTATGGGAGAGAGCCTCCAAGGCAGTCAAGGACAACCCCTTATTCAGACTGATGAGGAGGATCTTTAAGAGGAGTTGA